One stretch of Manis pentadactyla isolate mManPen7 chromosome 10, mManPen7.hap1, whole genome shotgun sequence DNA includes these proteins:
- the LOC130679096 gene encoding uncharacterized protein LOC130679096 produces MVDDPPPYPPAPAPAPPAPAPSAPALPAQVPPLPLASGTGAMGPPPGPAQGTQRRRGAVVDPPGIFTLRSYGAPILGEEGDPPFQPLQYWPFSSADLYNWKANHPPFSEEPQKLTGLIESLMFSHQPTWDDCQQLLQVLFTTEERERILLEARKNVPGADGRPSQLPHDIERGFPLTRPNWDFNSPEGRERLTIYRQALVAGLRGAVRRPTNLAKVREVSQGATEAPAVFLERLMEAFRRYTPFDPTSEEHSASVALAFIGQSAPDIRKKLQRLEGFQDLSLRDLVKEAEKVYHKRETEEEKELRKEKERESKEEKRDRKYEKNLTRILAAVVEGKGRPPSSGRTSKAGHLGNRPPLDKDQCAYCKEKGHWVKECPKKPLKKPPKKVLSLLEDED; encoded by the coding sequence atggttgatgatccccctccctaccctcctgccccagccccggcGCCTCCAGCCCCGGCGCCCTCAGCCCCGGCACTTCCAGCCCAGGTGCCCCCACTGCCTCTAGCTTCAGGCACCGGGGCAATGGGACCGCCTCCGGGACCAGCCCAGGGAACTCAACGCCGCCGAGGGGCCGTAGTGGACCCGCCGGGTATTTTTACCCTCCgatcttatggggcccccatcctaggagaggaaggggacccgcctttccaacctctgcaatattggccattctcctctgctgatttatacaactggaaagctaaccaccctcctttttcagaagaaccgcagaaactaactggactgatagagtccctaatgttttctcaccagcccacttgggatgactgtcagcagcttttacaggtgctcttcaccacggaagaaagagaaaggatcctcctggaagcacgaaagaacgtgcctggagctgacggacgaccatcacaactccctcatgatatagagagggggttcccactgaccagacccaactgggactttaattccccagaaggtagggagcgactaaccatctatcgccaggctctggtggcgggTCTTCGCGGGGCCGtgaggcgccccaccaatttggccaaggtaagagaggtcagtcagggagccactgaggcgcctgcagtgttcttagaacgcctgatggaagccttcaggcggtatactccctttGACCCCACTTCCGAGGAGCACAGTGCCTCAGTGGCTCTTgcttttattgggcaatcagcacccgatattagaaagaagcttcagagattgGAAGGCTTCCAAGATTTGTCGCTGagagatttagtgaaagaagctgagaaagtttatcataagagagagactgaggaagaaaaggaactgaggaaggagaaggaaagagaaagtaaagaggaaaaaagggataggaaatatgagaaaaatttaacaaggaTCTTGGCCGCAGTGGTAGAAGgaaagggacgcccgccctctagcggcagaactagtaaggcaggacacctgggcaaccggcctcctttggataaagatcaatgtgcatattgcaaggaaaaagggcactgggtaaaagaatgccctaaaaagccactaaaAAAGCCTCCGAAGAAGGTGTTGTCCCTGCTGGAAGACGAggattag